The Festucalex cinctus isolate MCC-2025b chromosome 12, RoL_Fcin_1.0, whole genome shotgun sequence genome segment TTGAACAGCCTCCTGGAATGGATTAAGCTTAAGTTCCAAGGatctattagttttttttaggttgAAGGTCATTACTAGTTTTAGTGATGGATTTCTACCAGtcatcataataaataaataatctgttTCTTTGGACTTTCTTCACAATTTGCTCCATCTCTGTTATTACAATAGTTTGTGTCATGTCTCCCGCAGACGGAAATGTGGCTTTCCACGACAGAAAGCTCGGCAGAAGTCACAACTCTGCCATTTACAGCTGGCAATGACTCAAACTTCCTGGACTCGCCTTTCCGTTATCACCTTTTCCCCACGGCTTATGGCATCATCTTCATCGTGGGCCTCTTTGCCAACATCTACGTGCTGTTTGTGCTGCGCTGCCTGCGAGAAGCCAAGGCCATGGGGGAAATACGCATCTACATGACCAACCTGACCATCGCGGATCTCCTCTTCGTGTGCGCCCTCCCCTTCTGGATTGGCTATTACAGCCGCCAAGGCACGTGGATCTACAAAGACTTCCTGTGCCGTCTGACCGGCTCGCTGTTCTTTATCAACACCTACGGCTCCATCCTGTTCCTCGCCGCCATCAGCGTCAACCGGTACTGGGCGGTCACCCGGCCTCTAGATGCGGCCTCGTCAGACCACAGGCGCCGCGGAATCGCCGTTAGCGTCGTCATCTGGTTAACCACCGTCTGCATGGCTATTCCGTCTCTTGCCAGTCCGGGCACCAACCAGGATGGGGAGGTCACCCGTTGCTTCGAGGGCTACCAGAACGGGGACGACTCGTCCAAAAGAGTTGTGGCTGCCATGCATTTCGCAATCATCGGAAtgttttttgtggtttttgCGCTCGTGGTGGTGTGTAACCTCCTTATCGCCCGAGCTTTGTTCTCCCAAACCGCTCCTCTGTCCGAGCTGAAGTCCGGAACGGCTTTATCCAGGAAGTCCAACATGACAATCAGCTCAACCAGGAGGCCCACTGGGGTGAAACGCAGGGCTGTGCAGATGCTCATGGCGGTGGTCGGCGTATTCGTCCTGTGCTTCCTGCCTCATCACATAGTCCAAGGCTTCTGGACACTGGCGGTACTGCAGATCCAAACGGGATGGGGCCATGTTGATTGGGATCACAAAACCGTGCAGGCGCTCAACGACGCACATCAGGTCACGCTGTTTCTCATGGGCCTCAACTGCGTTCTGGATCCGGTGGTGTACTGTTTTGCCACCAGGAAGTTTCGACGGTTCATCATGGCGCATCTCAAGAAGCTGGCGAAGGGCGAGGGATGCTCCCACACCGTGACCTCACAGATATCGTTGGACAGCCGGCACCAGAGCCAGAGACTCCCCGATGAGCTCCACCAACCCGAGCTCCATTGACTCGAACACACCCAAACGATGGCGTACTAAATTATTAGGTTACACCAGGAGGTCATGTTTTATCTATCCCATCCGTACAGCCATTTCCTCGACCGCTTTTCCTGGGTTGGAGACTATTCTGGCTGACTTTGGGTTGCCAGTTAAGCACATCGAGAGACAAACttttacactcacattcacacggTCACTGAGTGGGAACTGAACCAACTGTGTTTTCATAGAACTAAGGCAAATGTACCACTACATCAGTGACTGTTGTGCATTacatttgtaaaagaaaaaaaaaaaatcacatgtaatgGATGGTATGTGTGCAATTGCATGACTTCTGGGTACCAGGACCTTCTGTGGGGAATCACCGAACTTAATCCACCTCTTAAACAATATACGTGAtgtataaacatgacattctgattaatattacatttgtggaatttaagttatgcagcaaaatccagctgtttttaaccatctcaggggggcgccattttgccacttgttatcgactgaagatgacatcacagttgctcagggctcaggcaacaaccaatcacagctcacctgctgagctgtgattggttgtgacctgagcaactgtgacgtcattcccacttgacagcaagtagcaaaatggccaccttctgataaTGATAAAACCAGTTGTAttattgcattattattttGAGGGTGGCTTCCCCTTTACCTTTAGCAGTAATATAAACCACAATTACTAGACCAAAGCTTTATGTAACAGCACAAAGCTGAGCTACATACATCATCTGGAGCAGTTCAAAATCAATCTTTAGCtaataacaaaaacatacatgtaaaTAAGTTAAATAAGATACCTCATGTTCACCAAAAATGtggattattacatttattaattcatGTGTGCAGATCCTTACTGATATGTTTTTCTAGTCTAACTTGGCTGTAACATGTTTTGCTCtgaccagccaatcagaggaCTGAATAATGTTGAATAACGCCATCGAGGCCCAGCAGGCACTGTGGCCTTGTGAGAACAAATTTGAAATCGGTTTGTTTAAGAAACAGTCCAATTGTTAATATCGATTAGGTTACATCAGATAACACTGCTGATTCTGAAGGCGTTGGAGAGATTCGGATGACATGGGAGCAAAAAGAGGCTGAACTCagattggagaaaaaaaaaaaaaaatgcattaactGGAGGCAGTGCAGCCAAGAAAAATGCTATCAAATGAAGAGATTAGACTGcggaataaattaatacaatataGTCAAACAAAGATTAGAATTTAGGTTGTGGGTCAACGCTTCTGCAGAGAAAACCCTGCTGGTCTTGACAACCaacctatgtatttttttttctcaatatgtgCAGACTGAATTGCGCCAGTCCTGCTTCCTGTGTGAAATACGCAGAAAAGAAGAAGTTTTGCAAGCAGAAGTTTGTGAGATTCTTCGCTTTCTTTATCTGATGAGAATCCACCAAACGAACTGACAAAAGACAATTTTGCCATGTTCATGTAGTCAGtagcttttaatttttttatttttgacatgacgtacataaaaaaaagcagtatTTCCTGCCAGTCAAATAAGAAGGCGTAGAAGTAACACTGTCTGTTACCTTTTCCTGGGCGTctgatattgtgacattttcacCACTTCGTGATTATTCACGACATAAACAACAGTGAATTGCCTCCTTTAGGAGACTTTCAGCCTGCACGTCATTTCAAAATGCTTGTGGTGTGTTTTTATTAATGCATAGTGATGAGCTAGCCAGCAATAAGCACAACATGTAGAGTATACAGTTAGTCAACAAGTAATTTTCTACAGTGATTGAGTTGGACTTCACATTCAGTTGATCCAACTGCCTAATCGGAATGTTCATGGAAGAACCGAGTACGTGCTGTCCGCAGCTGCGGTTTGGAGATCCAGATCTGTGTAGCTTAAGTTACTGCTTGAGTAGTTCATGTATACGTGTCCGTCATTCTCAGCCTGGGGAAGGCCTCCCCtgtgatgcaaaaaaaattaaacaaacaaatatatttttgaatgtAAAAACCCCCCCAATACATATCACTCCCGTCTGAATCAACTTGAAtagtaaaataatgtaaaatacatgtgattaaatcaataaatattgtgtgtacagtacacctgtatacagtatatgtaaatacataatgtgcatacatgcatgcatacataaatacatttatataaataataaaatgtaactTTTGCTTCTTACTTTGGTTCCTTTCCAGGCCTCGAAAAACCTTGTcaaatgtttaaaacaaaacaaaagttatgAGTATATTTGACTTTCCTAAAACTATTCTCTGTTGTGCAATGTTGTACCGTTAGCTCCCGTGTTGGCAGGGGTTGCCTTATCGCGAAGTTTTTGCCAGCCCAGCCAAAACATGACGGCGATATTCATTATCAAGGCCAGAAGAGAGAGAGCCAAGGCAGTTATTCCTACGTActctgcaaaataaataaaaagaaagaaaaaagaaaggtcAGATGTGTGTCAGCGTACATTTGGTTGATGAGATCATGGCCAAGGTCGTGTAGAAAAAGCATCACCACAAGTGCTGATAAGTGTTTTGCAACAGTAAAATCAAGTACAGCCTTAGTCACAGACTTTCTGCAACAAATGTATCAGATGCAGGAAAATGTCAAAGAAGATACTGGTCCAATTCAGCgttgatttatttagttagaTCATCTGAAATATGACCTGACCGGAC includes the following:
- the ptafr gene encoding platelet-activating factor receptor, which translates into the protein MRGTMTEMWLSTTESSAEVTTLPFTAGNDSNFLDSPFRYHLFPTAYGIIFIVGLFANIYVLFVLRCLREAKAMGEIRIYMTNLTIADLLFVCALPFWIGYYSRQGTWIYKDFLCRLTGSLFFINTYGSILFLAAISVNRYWAVTRPLDAASSDHRRRGIAVSVVIWLTTVCMAIPSLASPGTNQDGEVTRCFEGYQNGDDSSKRVVAAMHFAIIGMFFVVFALVVVCNLLIARALFSQTAPLSELKSGTALSRKSNMTISSTRRPTGVKRRAVQMLMAVVGVFVLCFLPHHIVQGFWTLAVLQIQTGWGHVDWDHKTVQALNDAHQVTLFLMGLNCVLDPVVYCFATRKFRRFIMAHLKKLAKGEGCSHTVTSQISLDSRHQSQRLPDELHQPELH